One window of Siniperca chuatsi isolate FFG_IHB_CAS linkage group LG15, ASM2008510v1, whole genome shotgun sequence genomic DNA carries:
- the exd2 gene encoding exonuclease 3'-5' domain-containing protein 2 isoform X1 yields the protein MSHRGPLTAVITAVLGATLGGLLLWQVYRTKRKRLPSIQKVADPVEAPCPVEAPCLVEKFTDLEYQYTQPPQLLEKEFKAVECQTTQLPPPVQIPSSEQLLGVKPVMVSSEEEWQQLWPLMQKELSVFPVLGLDCEWVKTKGVSVKGRTSAVSLLQMATYSGLCVLVRLLAFRSGQQPFPLSLMEVLRDPHILKVGISCYEDGKRLTRDYGLSLTCTVDLRYLALRQRLATVNNGLSLKSLAADLLKVSLDKSLELRCSDWEADQLTLEQMTYAARDAQVSIALFLHLLGLHSEAGSAPSSGSSYSELAARCQGLVDVPFKGRGEGDDRASDGERRRRTRKPPTYESPPTYESPESGDQQVPDPRKNNKRKPLGVGYSARKSPLYDNCFLHAPDGQPLCTCDKKKAKWYLDKGIGVLQSEDPFVVRLLFEPSGRPDSQQDYYLTAKENLCVVCGKADSYIRKNIVPHEYRRHFPNEMKDHNSHDILLLCTSCHAASNVHDSFLKQQLAEKFAAPQGCEDGVRLLEDSDRRRVRSAARALLTAGEGLPEQRREELQALIKSFLDMKEEQELTDEALQQAAGLETRIFNEAYVPHGLKVVRAHAEQGLQGLMDLERRWRQHFLTTMQPSHLPPLWSVDHNHSKFLRKYGEDLPINLN from the exons ATGTCTCATCGAGGGCCTTTAACTGCTGTCATAACAGCAGTATTAGGGGCAACCTTAGGAGGGCTGCTCCTATGGCAAGTGTACCGAACAAAAAGGAAGAGGCTGCCTTCCATCCAGAAGGTGGCTGATCCTGTGGAAGCTCCATGTCCTGTGGAAGCTCCATGTCTTGTGGAAAAGTTTACAGACTTGGAGTATCAATACACCCAACCGCCACAACTTTTGGAGAAAGAGTTTAAGGCTGTGGAGTGTCAGACCACACAACTGCCCCCTCCTGTCCAGATACCGTCTTCTGAACAGCTGCTAGGGGTGAAACCAGTGATGGTGAGCTCTGAAGAGGAATGGCAGCAGCTTTGGCCACTGATGCAAAAGGAATTGTCAGTCTTCCCTGTGCTGGGGCTTGACTGTGAATGGGTAAAGACCAAAGGC GTGTCTGTGAAAGGCCGAACCTCTGCAGTCTCCCTGTTACAGATGGCCACATATTCAGGTCTCTGTGTCCTGGTGAGACTTCTGGCGTTTCGCAGCGGCCAGCAGCCATTCCCTCTCAGTTTAATGGAAGTCCTCCGAGACCCACACATCTTGAAAGTTGGCATCAGTTGCTATGAAGATGGCAAGCGTCTGACGCGTGACTATGGTCTGTCGCTGACATGTACAGTTGACCTGCGCTACCTTGCCTTAAGACAAAG GCTAGCTACAGTGAATAATGGTCTGAGTCTGAAGTCTCTGGCAGCAGATCTATTGAAGGTATCTCTAGATAAATCTCTGGAGCTGCGCTGCAGTGACTGGGAGGCAGATCAACTGACGCTGGAGCAG ATGACTTATGCTGCCAGAGATGCCCAAGTTTCCATcgctctcttcctccatctcctcgGCCTCCACTCTGAAGCCGGCTCCGCCCCTTCCAGCGGGAGCTCTTACTCTGAGTTGGCTGCCCGCTGCCAAGGCCTGGTGGACGTGCCCTTCAAGGGCCGAGGAGAGGGAGACGACAGGGCCTCTGACGGAGAGAGGAGGCGGAGGACGCGGAAACCGCCCACTTATGAAAGCCCACCCACTTATGAAAGCCCGGAGTCTGGAGATCAGCAAGTCCCAGACCCTCGAAAGAATAACAAGAGGAAACCGCTGGGTGTGGGCTATTCTGCCAG GAAGTCTCCTCTCTATGATAACTGCTTCCTCCATGCTCCAGATGGCCAGCCTCTGTGTACCTGCGACAAGAAGAAAGCCAAATGGTACCTAGATAAAGGAATAGGAG TGCTCCAGAGTGAAGATCCTTTTGTTGTGAGGCTGCTGTTTGAGCCGTCAGGACGTCCTGACTCCCAACAGGACTACTATCTCACTGCTAAGGAGAATCTCTGTGTGGTCTGCGGCAAAGCAGATTCCTACATCAG GAAAAACATTGTGCCACATGAGTACAGACGTCATTTTCCTAACGAGATGAAGGACCACAACTCCCATGACATCCTGCTGCTCTGCACCAGCTGTCATGCCGCCTCCAATGTGCATGACAGCTTCCTGAAGCAGCAGCTAGCTGAAAAGTTCGCCGCCCCTCAGGGCTGCGAGGACGGAGTTCGCCTGCTGGAGGACTCGGACCGACGGCGGGTACGTTCGGCAGCTCGGGCTCTGCTCACCGCCGGGGAAGGACTGCCGGAGCAGCGACGAGAGGAGCTGCAAGCTTTGATCAAGAGCTTCCTCGACATGAAAGAGGAACAGGAGCTGACGGACGAGGCGCTGCAGCAGGCTGCCGGTTTGGAGACGAG GATTTTCAATGAGGCGTACGTGCCTCACGGTCTGAAGGTGGTGCGAGCCCATGCCGAGCAGGGCCTGCAGGGCCTGATGGACCTGGAGCGTCGCTGGAGGCAGCATTTCCTCACCACCATGCAGCCCAgccacctccctcctctctggtcCGTCGACCACAACCACAGCAAGTTCCTCCGCAAATATGGAGAGGACCTGCCCATCAATCTAAACTGA
- the exd2 gene encoding exonuclease 3'-5' domain-containing protein 2 isoform X2, with protein sequence MSHRGPLTAVITAVLGATLGGLLLWQVYRTKRKRLPSIQKVADPVEAPCPVEAPCLVEKFTDLEYQYTQPPQLLEKEFKAVECQTTQLPPPVQIPSSEQLLGVKPVMVSSEEEWQQLWPLMQKELSVFPVLGLDCEWVSVKGRTSAVSLLQMATYSGLCVLVRLLAFRSGQQPFPLSLMEVLRDPHILKVGISCYEDGKRLTRDYGLSLTCTVDLRYLALRQRLATVNNGLSLKSLAADLLKVSLDKSLELRCSDWEADQLTLEQMTYAARDAQVSIALFLHLLGLHSEAGSAPSSGSSYSELAARCQGLVDVPFKGRGEGDDRASDGERRRRTRKPPTYESPPTYESPESGDQQVPDPRKNNKRKPLGVGYSARKSPLYDNCFLHAPDGQPLCTCDKKKAKWYLDKGIGVLQSEDPFVVRLLFEPSGRPDSQQDYYLTAKENLCVVCGKADSYIRKNIVPHEYRRHFPNEMKDHNSHDILLLCTSCHAASNVHDSFLKQQLAEKFAAPQGCEDGVRLLEDSDRRRVRSAARALLTAGEGLPEQRREELQALIKSFLDMKEEQELTDEALQQAAGLETRIFNEAYVPHGLKVVRAHAEQGLQGLMDLERRWRQHFLTTMQPSHLPPLWSVDHNHSKFLRKYGEDLPINLN encoded by the exons ATGTCTCATCGAGGGCCTTTAACTGCTGTCATAACAGCAGTATTAGGGGCAACCTTAGGAGGGCTGCTCCTATGGCAAGTGTACCGAACAAAAAGGAAGAGGCTGCCTTCCATCCAGAAGGTGGCTGATCCTGTGGAAGCTCCATGTCCTGTGGAAGCTCCATGTCTTGTGGAAAAGTTTACAGACTTGGAGTATCAATACACCCAACCGCCACAACTTTTGGAGAAAGAGTTTAAGGCTGTGGAGTGTCAGACCACACAACTGCCCCCTCCTGTCCAGATACCGTCTTCTGAACAGCTGCTAGGGGTGAAACCAGTGATGGTGAGCTCTGAAGAGGAATGGCAGCAGCTTTGGCCACTGATGCAAAAGGAATTGTCAGTCTTCCCTGTGCTGGGGCTTGACTGTGAATGG GTGTCTGTGAAAGGCCGAACCTCTGCAGTCTCCCTGTTACAGATGGCCACATATTCAGGTCTCTGTGTCCTGGTGAGACTTCTGGCGTTTCGCAGCGGCCAGCAGCCATTCCCTCTCAGTTTAATGGAAGTCCTCCGAGACCCACACATCTTGAAAGTTGGCATCAGTTGCTATGAAGATGGCAAGCGTCTGACGCGTGACTATGGTCTGTCGCTGACATGTACAGTTGACCTGCGCTACCTTGCCTTAAGACAAAG GCTAGCTACAGTGAATAATGGTCTGAGTCTGAAGTCTCTGGCAGCAGATCTATTGAAGGTATCTCTAGATAAATCTCTGGAGCTGCGCTGCAGTGACTGGGAGGCAGATCAACTGACGCTGGAGCAG ATGACTTATGCTGCCAGAGATGCCCAAGTTTCCATcgctctcttcctccatctcctcgGCCTCCACTCTGAAGCCGGCTCCGCCCCTTCCAGCGGGAGCTCTTACTCTGAGTTGGCTGCCCGCTGCCAAGGCCTGGTGGACGTGCCCTTCAAGGGCCGAGGAGAGGGAGACGACAGGGCCTCTGACGGAGAGAGGAGGCGGAGGACGCGGAAACCGCCCACTTATGAAAGCCCACCCACTTATGAAAGCCCGGAGTCTGGAGATCAGCAAGTCCCAGACCCTCGAAAGAATAACAAGAGGAAACCGCTGGGTGTGGGCTATTCTGCCAG GAAGTCTCCTCTCTATGATAACTGCTTCCTCCATGCTCCAGATGGCCAGCCTCTGTGTACCTGCGACAAGAAGAAAGCCAAATGGTACCTAGATAAAGGAATAGGAG TGCTCCAGAGTGAAGATCCTTTTGTTGTGAGGCTGCTGTTTGAGCCGTCAGGACGTCCTGACTCCCAACAGGACTACTATCTCACTGCTAAGGAGAATCTCTGTGTGGTCTGCGGCAAAGCAGATTCCTACATCAG GAAAAACATTGTGCCACATGAGTACAGACGTCATTTTCCTAACGAGATGAAGGACCACAACTCCCATGACATCCTGCTGCTCTGCACCAGCTGTCATGCCGCCTCCAATGTGCATGACAGCTTCCTGAAGCAGCAGCTAGCTGAAAAGTTCGCCGCCCCTCAGGGCTGCGAGGACGGAGTTCGCCTGCTGGAGGACTCGGACCGACGGCGGGTACGTTCGGCAGCTCGGGCTCTGCTCACCGCCGGGGAAGGACTGCCGGAGCAGCGACGAGAGGAGCTGCAAGCTTTGATCAAGAGCTTCCTCGACATGAAAGAGGAACAGGAGCTGACGGACGAGGCGCTGCAGCAGGCTGCCGGTTTGGAGACGAG GATTTTCAATGAGGCGTACGTGCCTCACGGTCTGAAGGTGGTGCGAGCCCATGCCGAGCAGGGCCTGCAGGGCCTGATGGACCTGGAGCGTCGCTGGAGGCAGCATTTCCTCACCACCATGCAGCCCAgccacctccctcctctctggtcCGTCGACCACAACCACAGCAAGTTCCTCCGCAAATATGGAGAGGACCTGCCCATCAATCTAAACTGA